ATGTGCTATATTCACTGAACTTTGTGGTCAGTCTGAACAAATTGTAGTTTTGTCTCGTGACCGGTAACATAAGCTTTGCCACTGCCTTATCTTTTATCTATTACAATAAGACAGATTGTACTGAGACTCATAACTACTCCCACTATGGGTTGACAGTTTTTGTGGTTGAAGTGATCCATGGTCCAGCTCATGATATCAGCCATCATTTTCAGCTTACTCAACCGGCTTTTAAGTCTTAATGGAGTCGATAAAAAGAATATTTTCTTCACTAAACCCTAGTTCAATTAGTTTGTGATTGTGACTTAATCATGAGAATGACCTGACCTGCAAGTCCTTGTCTTCAGTGTCATCTTTCTCTGGGATCAGCTCATCTACCAGATCAAAGTTGGGCTCCTGCCCTACCCACACTCCAGAGTCCAGACAGACATCAGCATTACACATACAAAAGCAGAAGCAGGTGGTTAAAAATTAGTTGGAAGAAGATGAACATGAATCCATATATACCAGGAACTTGTTAGGCCTGCATTGCCATTTGCAACAAGCAGTCTGCTGTTAATTAGAACAGCgcaaaaaacaaagaaagaaagaaattaTCTTCAGATACAAATCTCAGTAGAACAGTAGAGGTGATCATGAGCTACTGGGGAAGCCCAGGCGGGCCGCCGTCGTGGACGGCGAGCCGGGGGCCGTCGCCAGTGGTGCCGCTCCTCGTCGTGATGGCGCTGGGATGGGTCATCTGCCAAGAGACCCTGATGGAGTGGTACGAGACGGTGACGGAGTTGGAGGAGACGGTGACGGACAACGCCGTGCTCGTGGTCCTCGCCCTCGGCGCCGCCGCGCTACTGCTCGCCTTGGCCGTGGCCGGCAACCGGAGCGAGGTGGTGCTGGTGCCGGTGGTGCTGGTGGCGGTCATGTTGCTCATCCAGAACATCGTGCTCACCGCTCTCCTGCTTCTGGTGCTGGTCTACTTCGCCGGCATATACTACTACCGGCCGGACAGAGGGTACGGCTACGGCTACGGCGGTGGTTTCGGCGGCGACTGgagcggcggaggcggcgccgGGCTGGGGTTCTACATGCTGCTGCTCCTGTGCCTGGTGCTGTGCGCCATGTTCTCCGACGGCGGCAATGGCTGGTGGATCCCAGGTGTGATGCTGGCCGCGTGCGTGCTCTGcctcaatctcttctccggcggGAAAGTCTGGGGATATGGATACCCCTGAGCTCTGAGCATGCTTTTTTCAGGGCAGTATTGTTTCTTGCCATTTAACATGCCATATCAGGGGAGGGGGAGCAAATATGTAGAAAGAAGCGTATGATCACTGCAGTGCTATTTTCTTAATGTATAGCTGTTGTAATTTTAGCTTTGGCAAACTTATACTTACCTACTGATTTATGTCAAATACAAACTGGTTTGTAAACCAGCGAGCTGTGGAAAACCAAGCTGTTGTGGCCTATGTGCTGTAAAAAACTGTAAGTCGTTTGATTGAAGCAACTATAAAATCTACCCCTCGTTATCTTCCTTGAAGCAAATGAAAACATCTCTTTATTTTATTCACCCATTTGGAAAACTGAAAGCTGAAAGGCAAAGCAGGGTCCAAGGTGTGGGATAATTATACTACATGAAAACAGCCTATTTTGGAAAAACAGCTTCGTGTTCTACCCGTTTGGCCAGCAGAAGCGCACTTCCTAGAAACTGAACCAAACACAGCCTTAATACACAGACATATTAAGTCTTCACATGTAGATAGATGGATAACATTGGTAACCAGTTACATAAGCAGGTACATAGTTCACAGATCCCCAGTGGATCAAATGATCTATTTCTCACGAACAAATGGCATAAAGCTCAGCTGACAATAGCTGTTTGGCAACTATTAAGAGACTTTAAGAAGTGGCAGCCGCAGCCTCCTCCTGGAGCTGCTTCACCTTGGTGATGTAATCATTCATTGCCTCTTCCTTCGGTTTACCTGCCAAAATCTCAAAAGTTTTAGCAAGTACTATAATATCTTGTGATACTACTTGAAtagatgcatatgcatctaTGTAGAACACTAGTATTGtggtaaataacaaaaatatatAAGCTGCCCAAAATACAACAATCAGATAAGTATATGAACCTTCAACAGCCTTCCATGCATCCCATTTGGCCCTGTCCTTCTGGTAGAATATGCCAGGACGGTCTTCAAAAGTTTATTAACGAATAAACATGTAAGCACAATTGTGTTGAAAAGAAATACTATTGTAAACACAAACAAAAGATACACAGATAAGTTTCAAGAGACACTATCATGATCCCATGAGTTAATGGCAACTGGCTAGATTCTGATGTCAAACGGACTAGAGGTTCATTTAGTACGGCACAAGCAGAGCATAATTATGACTTTAGTTACAAGTGAGATATGGAAGAAAAAGCATATGAGCATTACATTTTTTTAACTGTTCAGTTACTCTGCCTAGCCCCATGAACTTGAATTTACCATTCATCTGCATCTAGGTGCAGCAAATTTCATCAGTAAATAGATGTTGCAGGACAGAGCATAGAATACTACATTTCAGTATTGGTTGAACCCCCAAGTCCGAAGAGGTTGGTCAACATCTAATCTAAAACTTCAAATCCTAGAACCATGGTTAGTTGTCCAAACTTGGGAAGAAATAAAAAGATTCTACAGTAAATAGGTTCATCTTATTCTTTATATAATACTGTTTTGTTTTCTTACTATATGATTTTACCTGTATTTTATATTCTTAGCcctctctccccccccccccccctctctctcccccaATTTTATATTCTTATCATGTAAAGTATCATGAATTCATGATACGTATTCACCACGGTTTGAATTTCTAAATTGTTAAACCTTGAAAGTAAACTGGCAGGGCCTGCTGTTTATTAATTTATGGAGGGGAAGCAAATCGTGAAACTTTTAGGGAATTCGTATTATGACACAAAGTTAAACACTATCCATGCTAGGAATAGTATTGAGCCATGACATTTAAACTGGGTTTCTGCAAACCAAGAGCTTCATCCACACTGCAAACTTACAAAGGGAACTAGAAACAAGAGAACAAAAGTAGCTGTGTGATTACATACTAACCGGTATTCACATTTCCAACAGTGGCTTGCTTGTACAGTCCGTAGAGGATCAGCTTGTTCTCATTGCTCGTGCTCTCAGGCAAGGTCTTTGCCTTTTCAGCGTACTCCTCAAATTCCTCCTGCAACAGAGATACAGCTCACATGTTATGTTCCTTGGGGGGGCCACGATTGCAATACTAGGCTAAACTATTTCACAAGGTAAATCTTTCATGTAAATCGTTTTAAGAAATCCAGTCTTTGAACCACACACTTCGCCACACTCTATTTCTTTATAGAATTTTGTATAGAAACCCGAGAGATCGCAAAATACTTAAAACAAACTGGGAATTTCCCATCTTACATCCAAAGGCATGATGAACACAACAGTAACTGCCGCTCAGGAGTCAGGGCGGCGCAAAAGCATTGGATCCCCTCTTAAGCATGAAGATAATGAGCACAGCCTCTACAATTTCCAAGTGCTGCTAAGAGCCAACAGTCTGAATCCACCAGATCTTGGCTACGCATACAAATCTAGACGGAAATTAAGACCCTCCAAGTCTACATCGTTTCTCTGGACAATCTAACCAAGCTCGCTCGTACCGACACTACTATGGGTTACAGTGCAACAATCTAAACGGAACTGAACATTCAGAACAAATGGGGGGAAAAAGAACCAATCTTGGAGATCATCAGATGAATAAAGATTTGATGGCGATTTAGGGAGTGGTGAGCCGTGTACCTGCAGACCCATGGCTTGGTTTCAGGATTTGTTTTCCTTCggcctcttctcttcttctcGGTTTTAACGATGACTGGCGACTAGATCGGATCCGCTTATATAGCGCAGTACTGAAATTCCTACGTACTGAGAAACCCCCTGTTTCCGAATTTAATTATGGAGGAGCCCCTGTATTGGGCAAAGTTTCGCAGACAGATCCTTAGAATAATttctagattttcaaaagaaaaatgTTAGTAATAATAAGTTAGGAAAAAAACGCAAATTGTTAGTGTTATGAATTAAGGTCCCTTTGGAATATGGaacttttctttatttttctgTGTTTTTTCTATGGAAATGAATGGATTTCTTTGAAATTTTTGTACAGTTTCTGTGAAATTACTTCTTTATACAAAGGCACCTTAGGTTCATTCACGGATGGACCATTTTAAAGATATTGATTGATACATTTTTGTTATTCAGTCAGAAAAGGTCTATGAGAAAATGAGGAAGCATTGATAATTCACTATGCAGTGACAGCAGTGTGCACCAATTAGCAGCTAACTGCTTGGACATGGAGGCATTAAAGGACAGCACATAACCAGTTAACCACCAACTGATACTCATAAATGGAAGAAGTAACAAACAGCCAAACAGGACAATGCTCATGAACGGTAGGCATAAATCAACAGAGCAGCAGCCAGAAGCTTCTACTGAACAGTGAACAGTTCATCAATCATTCTATCCATTGCAACAGGGATTCTTGCATAAATCACTGCTTCATTCCATTCAAGCATTTGCAAGTTGAGCGTTTCAACTTGCCATCCGATCCAGTTGGGTACATTGCCCAAAAAGATGAGATGCTGATGAGCATAGATAGCAGACGGACACAAGCATGGGAGTGATGTGAAAATGCTTGGTGCCAGTCGGATATGCTCCAATGGAACCAGCCAAGTGGGCAAGTGGTTGTGAaatatgctgctgctgctgctgctgctaggcaGTGGGCATAGAATCTCATCACTAGCCGCTGACTGCTCTAAAAGACCAAATTAGATGCCaatgccattgccattgccattgccatggCAGCGTCCCCATCCTGCGGTTGTGACCAAAATAAGCATGTTATTCAATCatctagcagcagcagtagATTCCAGTTCACCATTCATACTTACTCTCATATGCATCAAGCATCATCCTACAGCGACCATTCTTTTCTGCCCCCAAAAGAATTACACTCTCACAGACGCAAATAAATACACAAAAGAGCATGACAAAAGCTACGGAGTACGTAGTATTGAGTCCAGCAGACGTTAAGTacgttaaataaaaaaaatgcgaTGCTGTTTGCtttggtgttttttttttgtgtaatCAGATTACAGCAACAAATACAAGCTGCTGCATGCCGTTATTGATCTCCCGAGTTCCGACCCAGCCTCGATCAATCGATCGTGTTATTAATCTCCACGACTGGTGCCGTGTCTCgcatgaaaaagaaggatctgacACTTGTTTCTTCACGGCAGCAAATCACTGTGGGATTCGTGGTTGTTGTCCCGACTTGGGGGCTGGCGGCCATTAATTTGCCCCAGCCAGTTTAGTAGTCGAAACTTTCAACAACAATTCATTACTGCAACAGGAAGATGAACAAAAAATCGGTTATCAGCTCAAAAGAGGTTCAGAGCACGGAACACGCTAGCTATGCTCATTTCAGAGCTCTAGGCTCCAGCATAAACTGGTTGAATCAACAAATTAAACATGGACAATAGAAAGACTAAAGACCTCACCTAAGCGCAAGTAGCTGCGCGCTGCTGCAGTCATGCAGATAGAAAGACTAAAGACCTCACATAATGAAATTCAGAACAAATTAGGTTTCTTGTTTCTTGCATACTGAAAGCTGTATGGACGATGGATACTCAAACAAATTAGGTTTCTTGTTTCTTGCATACAGAAGGAAAATGTTTCAGATAGCTTTGCATCCTCTGCTCTCCATTGCCTTTATATGTTGCCATCAATTGAACGCACAATTATTATACTCCAGTCCAAAAATATAAAGACTTACAGTAAGTCAGATTTTTTAGTTCaaccaagtttatagaaaagGGTGTTAacatataagaagtaaaaaaaatatggaaaaaatatattttataatgtaTCTAATGGTGCTCGTTTCATACCATAATATTAATTGTTATTTTTTCTACAAACTTAAGATACAATAAACACATAATGAAATTCAGAActaactgaaggtttgaagctTGTGTTGCTACTATGAATGCTGCTGTTCACTTTGTAACGGGCAGAGTGATCTTTGAATCAGATTCTGCAAATCATTTTTTAACACATTCAACGGGCTGATTCAATTTATTGATATGCAGCCCAGAGGCATTAGTTACAAGGAGTATCGGCCCACAGTTTATTGATTGTGGCAAATCTTATCAGCGCAATCAAGGGAAATTCCACGAATCTTGCAGCTCCGGGAATGATCATAGAGGAAATCAGAGATCTTTACTGCCAGATCTTTTAAGTATCTCAGTTGATATCTGTGTTTTGTAACCGATGTGTAGCTGCATGATTGTGCGCGCTTTGGTgtctctctcggattaggagaCCCGCCTATGCTAGATTTACGCGTCGCGCTCTTCACGTGATACCGACGCCGACCGCCAGTTTCGTTGCCCTGTTTGgtgacaacaacaacaaaaatgtcTGTTCTCTTCATACACACATCATCACTGTAAAAATCTAGATGATGGAGCACACAAACAAATCACTGTAAAAATGTCTGTTCTCTTCATACACGCATTTTATCATCACTCAAGAACACGATGCGGCGACGTCAAATCTTACATAAAACTGGCATCAGTGATCAGTGAGTGAAGGTGTAGAAGACGGTGCCGATATAGACGGCGAGCGCGGTGGTGACGAGCCCGACGAGCCCGGCCGCAGCCTTAGCGGCGGCGCGGTCCGTGGGGCACCCCAGGGTACCAAGCCGGATCTGCACGACCATCACCATGGAGGTCATCAAGAACACGCAGCCGACGACGGATCCCACGGCGGACGCCAGCATCCCGAGGCGGAGCACGCGGGCGTCGATGTGGGCGCGCAGCGCGTCGTGCGGGTCCTTGGAGTTGATGAGGTTGAGCGCCAGCTTGAGGCCCTGCGCCACGAGGCTGGAGAAGAGGAACGACGAGAAGGCCACCACCTCCAGCACCAGCAGCGACCGCGCCACGCCGGCGCCCGCGTCGCACCGCGGGTCGTTGGCCAGGCTCCGGAGCTGCCCTGGCGTCGCGAGGGAGAGACCCACGAAGACGGCCACCGTGAAGAGCGAGTTCACGTTCACCACGCCGTCTAGCGCCGTCACGTGCACGCTCGTCGTGTTCGCGCTCAGCGCCGCCGGGAACTTCCACTCGTACCCGtggtggtgctggtgctggtggtgctggtgaccgccgccgccgccattacCGTTGCTGTACTCCTCAGATCTGGGATGGAGACGACGAGATAATATTCACTTGTTGATCCATGGAAAGGTTGCTTCTTgtgagagagggagggacttaCTCATCCATGGCGGGCGGCCACGGAGGGATGAGGTTGGATCAGACAGAGACTCGCGGTTCTTGGACTGCTGATTTCGCCAGTCAACCTTTGGGGATGGTGAACTGGGGATGGGAAACAGGGAAGACGGAGATCAGGAGATGGAGCGGCGGTCCAAAAAGCTGGAGGGAGGGTGGGGTCTCCAAAAGCTAGAAGCTGCTTTTGTGATTGCTTTGCAGCAGCCACGCGTAATTGCTACAGTGATCTGCAACAGCTGATAAACATCACCCAacagaggccttgtttagatccaaaaacacaTCAGCCGACAGATAAAACAcggaatttatataatttatttaatactctcttcattttaaattataagctgCTTTGTCTTATTAGATGTATACGTTTTGTTACATAATATTTGTCTAAGTATATAATAAAAGAGCTCTTTTACTGTGGTTGGAGGTATTTTTTGGTTCCTATGGGTTCCTAAGAAAATTATTAGTGCTGATTAATTTTTGAGTAGAAGGTCAGTATTGTATACTTTTTGTTACATAATAATATTTGTCTaagtatataataaaaatatatatacacataaaaAAGGTCTTATAATGAAAAGGGTATTTTCTTTCCGAGTCTATTTGACAACCTTGTGATTTATGCTTCATTATTTAGGGCATGTTTGGCTCAAAAGCTAGAAGCTGCTTCTGGTGAGAGCTAATATCCTCTTCTCTCATGCCTGTTTCTCCTTTCCAAGTGGATGACAAAAATATTCTGCTGCCAGCCTGTGGCGCCGTGACAGTGGGCACAGAATCTATACCATAGATCACTATATGTACGATGATCCTCCACTAATCAACACGACAACACCCTCCACTgatcctttttttttccttttttttccttaCAGAAGGTGAGAAGccacatgaaatgataatgaGACGATTGCGTTACAGAGAATTCCAAGAAGACCAAGAAAACTGAAAACAACCAGGCAACAAGCTGAAATCAGCGCGCATTCTAAGTTTTATGATTCCATCTGACGAGAATAAGAACCAACTCAAAACATGCACCAGCCCACAACAACAATAAGCCATGAATTCAAGTAACCAATATACATGATTAAGATTATTCCAACCGACCAGGACACAAGAGATAACATGAACATGAGTAAAACTGATTCAATGCCATAAATCGGCAATATGgtgctttttttaaaaaaaaaaaggaaaaacttttATTCATTTTAAGCATATATAGTACAGAGATTGGAGTGAGAGCACCGGAAGTGAAGTTGGCAATATGATGGTATGGCATGCATCCACACAGTGCAATCACAAATCTTTACCATAGATTTCAGCTAGCTATTTGCCTGAACAGCTATAGATAGTTCTTGTAAACTTAGCTCCAAATGTGCAATGACCCATCTCAATCCAGAGCTAACCAACAAACATGGCGCATAGCAGATAGCACAGCTAATAAACTCTAACACAGCCTGACCAGAGCAttggaaaaaaaaacacaaGGGTAAGTGACCAGCTGGTCTGTATCTAcagcaaaaaaacaaaaatttagAACTTCGCCCCAGCAGCAAGGCTGGCATCCTGTAGAATCTCAAGAATTACACACAATAAGACAAGTGAAGTATGCTTTAGTTCATTTCCCCCCAACAGCTAGTACGGGCTGGTTTGAACACCAACACCCTCACCACTTTGGATCAATACGTAAGCTGATATATACCATTTACAAAGTAGCCTCAACTATATACCAAATGCTGTACACATGAATGGAGCAAATTGTGCATCTGTGCAGAATCTACAGACTCaaatcttttctttttcctggTCAGATCTTATACAGGTCAAGCCTTGGGCACTAGCTTCATCATGAAGTTGTATTGCACTCCTTTAGCTATCTTGGGTTCAGGCCATTTAGCTCCTTCTGGTACACGGATGCATTTGAAACCTTGATTTTTGTACAGACGTAGGGCAGCTATGTTGTTTACATCACAATGCAATGCCATTGACCGGCATCCCCAACTCCTTGCCCGTGCCTCTGCTTCTTGGACTAACATTTTAGCAATTCCTTTCCGACGCTCCTCCTTTCGCACTGCCACATTTGCTATATATGCAATACCTGTCCTGCACAAAGTGGAAATAACACTGAGTACCTTTTAGGGAGGCAGGAGAGGAGGGGGTGGGGGTGGCATACTGAAGCACAGCACAACCAATGGCATAAGCTGATTTGTAACCAACTAAATACAACTTGTTCAGTACATACAGTAGCCAGAAGTAATGGACAAAGGCTGTTTCAGAATGTGAGTCGGCTTCAGGAGAGAATCCATGCcctaaaatttcctagaagatgccAACACATATACCCGAACCACATATTTCATAGCCTCAAGTTTAATGTAGGAAAGTAGGTTAAACTTACTCCTGTTAGCTACAAACTAAATGTGTGGATACTGATAAGAAACCTGATTAGAATTCAACTAGATAGTAGGAATTGGGCTGAAACAGGGGAGGGGGGAGGGTCTAAGTATGATTTAATTAGGATGAAGGGTGGGCCTGGTTTGTGCTAGAGCTTTCACTTTTTGTACAGGGTATCCAAGATCTGAATAAACCTTCTTGAAAATAAGAAAAGGCAAGGTTGCCTAGAAACTCCCTTTCAAGACAACACCATGCATGGGAGGCTTTAGCACTGGCTGTGCCCTGTGAGTCTGACTTAATTAGGGTAAATATCGAACAGAAATAACAATCTGTCTGCATAACTTAAACTTACATTGTTTTGAATACACTCCAAGATGGAATAAAGACTAACAGTACAGGCTTTTCACTTTCCTGCTTCAGTTGAGAAGTGTTTGCTCAAACTATGTTAGATTTCATCGACAAAATTGAACATTCCTTTTTCTTCCACATAACTTATCCAATTTAACACCCTTACCTCATAAAAAACTATTAAAGCTGACAAAACACATGGTATTGCCTTAGTCAAATGAAAATTCAAGTTCAGTTCACCATTCACAATAGAAGTTTGCCACCTTTCCTTTGCTGAGCATGATGTTTTCCGCGCTTCTGTTATTTGTTTGTATACTTGTGTGTGATAGCAGGTGGTTTTTGATTGACCATTGAAAATAGTTACTCCTCTAATGCAATGATATGAAGCTCTGAAATGTTGTATTCTATTTGCCAGTTGCCACTAAATTGGTCGACTCTtacattttctttaggaagctgGCCATAGGCCGAGTTTTTTTCCTCAAATTTTATATTAACTAAAAATGTTCAATAGATCATGTTGTAGTTACATGCCATCAGTTTCCAACATAGGTCACTGCAGTACATCACCATTTCCAGAATCTTGTGTAGTTCGGAGCTACTGTTATGGTGGGCAACGTGTACCAGCAGAGGAAATGGAGCTGTGGCTGAGATGCGGCCGGTGAAAGGCTGGGCACGCCCAGCGCACGGTCACCACCTGCTGGCACCCGGTTACCGTTCAGTTAGCTAGATTCTATTTCCCAGGAGTTTGTTTAGATTGATTAGCTTGGGCTGTTAAGGCTTTGGGGAATATATAACTCAAACAGTTGGTTAATAAAGGATTCAGCTGGAGATTGAATCGATCTCTCCTGCTCTCTCTGTTCCCTTCCTGTCACGCCGGGTTCGTGATGCCGCGCAGCAGCATGGCACCGCAGCCCCAACACAGGGGACCCAAACCCCGGCCATCCACATCCTTCAACTACAACCTACGCCGCAACCCTAGCACTAACAGCTACACTGGCTTTAGTTTCTTTTGTCTAACCTGTGACTGCCTTTACTTCTCAGAAAAGTAACCATAGCCCATAAAGGGTAAGAAAAGCCCAAACTCAATACTGTCCTATACATAAAATGATGCCATTCTTATGGGGTTGTATTGTTAGTTTGTGTCTAGGGTGTGTTGGGGATTGATAGTTTACAAACTCTCCCTTTTACCTTTctcttcttaatgaaatgatACGTAACTCTAATGCGTGTTCGAGGAACTAAAATGATGCCATTTATAAGCATCTCAACAAGCTTGAACAACTATGCTTTCTCCAACATTGAAGGGGTAGGGTAGGTGAGAATGTCATTACCAGAGCATAATTAGCTGAAAATCATGCCACAGCTTTCATTAGAGCATCAAAGTGTTAAATACTATCTTACAGTATTTGAGTTAATTAGCTACCAGTTTAACCAAGAAACATATTGGACAATAGATTGTATGTAATTATGCTCATGATCATAACTTCGCCatttgtagttcacctacataTCTAGTACATAATATGTGTAACAAGTCTATTTCTGGGAGCTCAAAAGATGTGCTGCCAGAAGACTCAGAAGAGCAGAATATGATTACAAGTGATAATCTAAAAGGCTGTAAAATGCACTAGCAATGTGTACACATGTTTCCCATCCATTGCAGCTGACGTGTGAAACCTTGTTTTTTTCATGGACAAGTCTTCAACAAACTTCGAGTTAATGACTTAACCCAAATTACAACTGATGGAATTTGCATtcatagttagattagaattaagTTTAAAGACTAAGCCCAAAACTCAttatttagttttttttgttAGCATGTAGGAGGTGAAGTATAATGTTTGCTTAAGACTTAAGAGAATCCTAGTAACAGGGGGAGACATGACCACCTTAGGCCACAAGAAAGCTGTCTCTGATTGCCATATTATGACTGCTTTGTTACATTACACATGTCCTCTGTCATGTTTAAACTTCATTACTTGCTAATTATGCCAAGTAGACATTTGAAAAGCCAAACAAGTTTAACAAGAAAAATGCATATAACTAGCAATGATAAACAGACAAGCTTACTAATGATATAGACCAAGTGACGCCTACAGCAACATTCATATCTTGCATCCCTTCATAGGTAATAGTCTTAACAAATGGACCCGAGGAAATTCAATTTATATGTTTCGGTAACTAAGGCCCCGTTTGGCACGGCTTCTCCAGCGGCTTCAGGAGCCGTTTGGAGCCGTTTTGTGCCAAACGGGGTAAAATAGAATGGCTCCACCAATGAAGCCTCTAAAAACATGATCTCACAGAGTTTTGGGGTGTGAAGGAGCAAAAAATAGTGTCTTCTCCTGGCTTCACCTCAACCTACGTGGCGTTATGTGCGAGCACATTATAAGGAAAGAGCTGTTTTGCCAAACGGTTTACTAAAATGGCTCCAGCTCCACCGATAGAGCTGTTCATGGAGCTGAAGCCcgaaaaaacagcttcactgaTGAAGTGGAGCCGTGCCAAACGGAGCCTAAATATGTACCTTCTCTGCTTCAGGGGTCCCCTTCTCGGAAGATAGTCTGCCACTGTATCAAGAGTAAGAATGCCAGCTATGGAACCTCTACTGAGACTGTATTCTTGAAAGCTGGCATCTGTAACATCTCCACACTCGATGGTGAAACTATTATTTACAGAATTAGAATTGACGGCCACAAGGCAAGTCTTCATGCACCCGGGCGGAACTGAAAATCCAGACAGGAGAGCAATGTAACGATCAATCCGGAGAACAAGGTCCAACGGGAACTTGTAACCAGGAAAGAACGAGCTGCAGTGAGTGTCAGCCACTTCCCAGCAGTCCTCGAGCCGTGCGTCTCGGACCACGATTTCAGGGCACAAAGTGGGCAGCAATTCAACCGCCTGGCTAGCATAGCAAATTCCTGAGAAACAAAAAGGACGAAAATTAATGTCAAAGAAAACGGTTGCGTAGCTGGATCATGTCGT
This window of the Sorghum bicolor cultivar BTx623 chromosome 7, Sorghum_bicolor_NCBIv3, whole genome shotgun sequence genome carries:
- the LOC8069645 gene encoding uncharacterized protein LOC8069645; this encodes MSYWGSPGGPPSWTASRGPSPVVPLLVVMALGWVICQETLMEWYETVTELEETVTDNAVLVVLALGAAALLLALAVAGNRSEVVLVPVVLVAVMLLIQNIVLTALLLLVLVYFAGIYYYRPDRGYGYGYGGGFGGDWSGGGGAGLGFYMLLLLCLVLCAMFSDGGNGWWIPGVMLAACVLCLNLFSGGKVWGYGYP
- the LOC8069646 gene encoding acyl-CoA-binding protein, coding for MGLQEEFEEYAEKAKTLPESTSNENKLILYGLYKQATVGNVNTDRPGIFYQKDRAKWDAWKAVEGKPKEEAMNDYITKVKQLQEEAAAATS
- the LOC8080863 gene encoding uncharacterized protein LOC8080863 translates to MDESEEYSNGNGGGGGHQHHQHQHHHGYEWKFPAALSANTTSVHVTALDGVVNVNSLFTVAVFVGLSLATPGQLRSLANDPRCDAGAGVARSLLVLEVVAFSSFLFSSLVAQGLKLALNLINSKDPHDALRAHIDARVLRLGMLASAVGSVVGCVFLMTSMVMVVQIRLGTLGCPTDRAAAKAAAGLVGLVTTALAVYIGTVFYTFTH
- the LOC8080864 gene encoding uncharacterized protein LOC8080864 isoform X2; the encoded protein is MRGSCPGGGASASLAPSFNGFRAMIWPATVNCTSRIGISFIQTAKTGPFRAGDRATGGICYASQAVELLPTLCPEIVVRDARLEDCWEVADTHCSSFFPGYKFPLDLVLRIDRYIALLSGFSVPPGCMKTCLVAVNSNSVNNSFTIECGDVTDASFQEYSLSRGSIAGILTLDTVADYLPRRGPLKQRRTGIAYIANVAVRKEERRKGIAKMLVQEAEARARSWGCRSMALHCDVNNIAALRLYKNQGFKCIRVPEGAKWPEPKIAKGVQYNFMMKLVPKA
- the LOC8080864 gene encoding uncharacterized protein LOC8080864 isoform X1, which gives rise to MRGSCPGGGASASLAPSFNGFRAMICRRPATVNCTSRIGISFIQTAKTGPFRAGDRATGGICYASQAVELLPTLCPEIVVRDARLEDCWEVADTHCSSFFPGYKFPLDLVLRIDRYIALLSGFSVPPGCMKTCLVAVNSNSVNNSFTIECGDVTDASFQEYSLSRGSIAGILTLDTVADYLPRRGPLKQRRTGIAYIANVAVRKEERRKGIAKMLVQEAEARARSWGCRSMALHCDVNNIAALRLYKNQGFKCIRVPEGAKWPEPKIAKGVQYNFMMKLVPKA